The Chlorocebus sabaeus isolate Y175 chromosome 16, mChlSab1.0.hap1, whole genome shotgun sequence genome window below encodes:
- the LOC103242669 gene encoding nitric oxide synthase, inducible-like codes for MGPLFHPDTFLPHPGSYWVSDKRLPPCSLSQALTYFLDITTPPTQLLLQKLAQVATEATERQRLEALCQPSEYSKWKFTNSPTFLEVLEEFPSLQVSAGFLLSQLPILKPRFYSISSSRDHTPTEIHLTVAVLMSHTRGEPGAEALE; via the exons ATGGGGCCTCTTTTCCATCCTGACACCTTCCTTCCCCATCCAGGCAGCTACTGGGTCAGTGACAAGAGGCTGCCCCCCTGCTCGCTCAGCCAGGCCCTCACCTACTTCCTGGATATCACCACCCCCCCAACCCAGCTGCTGCTCCAAAAGCTGGCCCAGGTGGCCACAGAAGCGACTGAGAGACAGAGGCTGGAGGCCCTGTGCCAG CCCTCAGAGTACAGCAAGTGGAAGTTCACCAATAGCCCCACGTTCCTGGAGGTGCTGGAGGAGTTCCCATCCCTGCAGGTGTCTGCTGGCTTCCTGCTTTCCCAGCTCCCCATTCTGAAGCCCAGGTTCTACTCCATCAGCTCCTCCCGGGATCACACGCCCACGGAGATCCACCTGACTGTGGCCGTGCTCATGTCCCACACCCGAGGAGAGCCCGGGGCAGAGGCTCTGGAGTAG